In the Cellvibrio sp. KY-GH-1 genome, AGTTAATTTTTTGATTAAAAGGCTGACTGAAACTGAGCGTGACGCGCACAAAGGATTCTTTCAGCTCATCCAATCCACCCTGATAGGCGAGCAAGCCATCGCGCAGCATCCACACCTGATTGGCAACGCGCTCCACGTCGCTGACGATATGGGTGGAAAAAATCACTGCGCGATTTTCATCGGCCGCGATTTCCACCAGCTGCTGCAAGAATTGGCGGCGTGCGATTGGGTCCAGGCTCGCGACGGGTTCATCCAGGATCAACAATTCCGGCTCATGGGCCATGGCTAGCAGAATGGATAATTTTTGACGTTGGCCGACAGACATTTTTCCTACCGCGATATCCGTAGGAATAAGCCATTCAGCCACCAGGCGATCTACCAGCTGCTGGTTCCAGGTTTTACGAAAGGCTTTGAATAACTCCAAATGATCCTTGCCATTCAAACCTGCAAGCAATTCATCTTGTTGCGGCACAAAACCTAAACGCTGCTTAATCTCACCGTCGATCGAGGTGGCTTTGGTATCCCACAATTTTGCTTCGCCTGCCGATGGAAACCCAAACCCCAAAATGGTTTCCAGCAAGGTGGTTTTTCCCGCGCCGTTTTTTCCGAGCAAGGCAATAACCTGGCCCGGTAATACGTCTGCGGTAATTCCTTTTAAAATAGTTACGCCGCCAAGCGTACGCTGCAAGATTTGCAACGAAACCGGTTGAGATGAATTCGGGCTGAGCACAGAGACTCCTTGTAGCTTTGTGGTGCAATCAATTGTTATGGTTATCGAACGAACGCTCGCGTTGCACTGAACTTTTCAGCACAACCACAAGAGCGCTTTAGCAATACTATTTCTTTAAATCGAAGGGTTTTATTTGATATCCGCGGGCTTTTAAGGCGTTCAACAAACCGTCTTTGCCACCCAAATGCAATGCGCCCACTAGCACCAATTCGGTTTCCGGCGTTGCAAACATCGCCTCCAATTTTGGCAGCCAGGCTTGGTTGCGATTCACGAGCAGGTGCTGATAAATTTCCGGGGTTTGCTCGCGCATGTCGCTCGCCATTTCTTTGTCGAGCTTTTCCAAATCACCCTTGCGCCAAAACACCAGTGATTGGCTCATTACCTTATCGATTTTGCTTAAATCGCGCAGTGTAGATTTGATTACCTGATTTGCATCCAGATCAACCAACTCATTCAAGTGCGACAACACGTCTTCGGCCGACTCAAGCTCATGAATTGGTTTATTCACCAAACTCGCCTTTTGGTAAAAATACATATCCACCCCCTGCCCCAAGCCGTAACCGCGCTTCTGCATTTCCATAATCGATAACGACAGACTGACAAATACGGCCTTGAACATACTCATTTGGCCGAGCGGAAACTGGTTTTTATCGGCATAGTCTTGCAATTGTTGCCAGAGCTTGGGTTGCAGGTCCTGGGCGAGATTTTTGCCACCGGTGTACATAAACGCCTGCGCAAGCTGCTGGCCAAACTCCGGTGAGTTGGATTTTTTTAAATCAGTTTCCAAAACCAGGATTTGTGTTTGCTCATACGCCTGTTCGTATTCCGCAGGCAGGGGATAATCGCTATTGCGCAGCACATGGATAGTGCCGCCGAGGTAGATTTTTTGTTCGCCTTTGCTGATTTCGTAAAGACTGGTTTCCGCCACCGCACAGGTGGACAACAAACCGACACTAAACCCCAGGACAACCATTAATTTTTTCATGACTCACTCCTTGCCAGAGAAACCTAAGAGACTGCGGGCATAGGGCCTGGCATAGCCCCAGCGCGCACTCGCACTGTGTATTATTTAAATAATACACTAATACACAAAAAACCTCTTGGCAAGCCTTTTTACCTGCCCGCATCACGTGGCTGTACCCCACTGATCCAGCCCAAGCGCTTCAACGTATAAAGGGACCTAAACATTTTTCTTCTGGCAAGCAGCCCTTAACCAGCGATAATGAGGCATTAACTGATGACTGACGCAAAGGCCAGGTCCATGAATGACTCTACGACGGGTAGTGATATGCCCGGTGACGCGCTGCATTGGGCCGAAATACTTGGCCGGGTCGCGCAACAGGATGATCGCGCTGCGTTTCGGCAGCTATACACCTATTTCGCGCCCCGTATTAAGGCCTATGCGATTAACCAGGGCTTTAGCCAACATGCAGAGGTATTGGTGCAGGAGGTTATGACCAACGTCTGGCGCAATGCCGATAAATACTCGCCCGCGCTTGCTTCAGTTTCGACCTGGATTTTTACCATCACCCGCAACCAACGCATCGATCTGCTGCGTAAATTAAATCGCACGCGCGCGGAAGTCGTCATTGAGACAGAAGACCTCTGGCAAATACCCACTGAAGAGGACACGACCGTTTGTTCGATTCAGAATTTATCCACCGAAAAATTTGTTAATCATTCCATCAACAAATTA is a window encoding:
- a CDS encoding sigma-70 family RNA polymerase sigma factor, which codes for MTDAKARSMNDSTTGSDMPGDALHWAEILGRVAQQDDRAAFRQLYTYFAPRIKAYAINQGFSQHAEVLVQEVMTNVWRNADKYSPALASVSTWIFTITRNQRIDLLRKLNRTRAEVVIETEDLWQIPTEEDTTVCSIQNLSTEKFVNHSINKLPEEQMIALRKVYYEGKTHEEVAEELNIPLGTVKGRLRLSLQKLRVMFEAKEL
- a CDS encoding TraB/GumN family protein; this translates as MKKLMVVLGFSVGLLSTCAVAETSLYEISKGEQKIYLGGTIHVLRNSDYPLPAEYEQAYEQTQILVLETDLKKSNSPEFGQQLAQAFMYTGGKNLAQDLQPKLWQQLQDYADKNQFPLGQMSMFKAVFVSLSLSIMEMQKRGYGLGQGVDMYFYQKASLVNKPIHELESAEDVLSHLNELVDLDANQVIKSTLRDLSKIDKVMSQSLVFWRKGDLEKLDKEMASDMREQTPEIYQHLLVNRNQAWLPKLEAMFATPETELVLVGALHLGGKDGLLNALKARGYQIKPFDLKK
- a CDS encoding ABC transporter ATP-binding protein, encoding MLSPNSSQPVSLQILQRTLGGVTILKGITADVLPGQVIALLGKNGAGKTTLLETILGFGFPSAGEAKLWDTKATSIDGEIKQRLGFVPQQDELLAGLNGKDHLELFKAFRKTWNQQLVDRLVAEWLIPTDIAVGKMSVGQRQKLSILLAMAHEPELLILDEPVASLDPIARRQFLQQLVEIAADENRAVIFSTHIVSDVERVANQVWMLRDGLLAYQGGLDELKESFVRVTLSFSQPFNQKINWANLVKQKNSGNQTLLTFSHWQPAMEQQLAQEFSAQVQVEYLGLEDIFLEVNQ